Proteins encoded within one genomic window of Streptomyces rubradiris:
- a CDS encoding ATP-dependent Clp protease proteolytic subunit — MHRPSARHVLPEFTERSGGTVRTLDPYARLFQDRIVFLGAPVDDATAGDVTAQLMYLEHQAPERDITLYINSPGGSLDAMAAVYDTMRYVSCDVAAYCLGQAAGPAAVLLAAGTPGKRFMLPGARVVLEQPALPEPVRGRPSDLFVRAEELTRVRATLEEMLVRHTGRTAAQVHEDLERDLILDAPGALAYGLVDGIVPSRRDTSGAPDAR; from the coding sequence ATGCACCGACCGTCCGCCCGGCACGTCCTGCCCGAATTCACCGAGCGCTCCGGGGGCACCGTGCGCACCCTGGACCCGTACGCGCGGCTCTTCCAGGACCGGATCGTCTTCCTCGGCGCACCGGTCGACGACGCGACGGCCGGCGATGTGACGGCCCAGCTGATGTATCTGGAACACCAGGCGCCGGAGCGGGACATCACGCTGTACATCAATTCGCCCGGCGGTTCCCTCGACGCCATGGCGGCGGTCTACGACACGATGCGCTACGTCAGCTGCGACGTGGCGGCCTACTGCCTGGGCCAGGCCGCCGGCCCGGCCGCGGTGCTGCTCGCGGCCGGCACCCCGGGCAAGCGGTTCATGCTGCCCGGCGCCCGCGTCGTGCTCGAACAGCCGGCGCTGCCCGAGCCGGTGCGCGGACGGCCCAGCGACCTGTTCGTCCGGGCCGAGGAGCTGACCCGGGTCCGCGCCACCCTGGAGGAGATGCTCGTCCGGCACACGGGGCGCACGGCCGCGCAGGTCCACGAGGACCTGGAGCGCGACCTGATCCTGGACGCCCCCGGGGCGCTGGCGTACGGTCTGGTCGACGGCATCGTGCCCAGCCGCCGGGACACGTCCGGCGCACCGGACGCGAGGTGA
- a CDS encoding NADPH-dependent FMN reductase: MHRIVNVVGVGGSSRPESTAEQALRTVLDAAQKRGASVRLISGPSLAMPLYDPRHGAGAPQARRLLSAIAGADGLVLASPAYHGGISGLVKNALDHVEELREDIRPYLSERAVGCVAVAHGWQGAVSTLAALRDVTHALRGWPTPLGAAINISTVRFSPAGACEDPHVQGQLEEIAAQVVEFATMRVLAASREENARRRAAGHAE; this comes from the coding sequence GTGCACCGGATCGTGAACGTGGTCGGTGTCGGCGGTTCGAGCCGGCCCGAGTCAACCGCCGAGCAGGCCCTGCGGACGGTACTGGACGCGGCGCAAAAACGCGGCGCGTCAGTGCGGCTGATCAGCGGACCCTCACTGGCCATGCCGCTGTACGACCCCCGGCACGGCGCCGGCGCACCGCAGGCCCGCCGGCTCCTGTCGGCCATAGCCGGCGCCGACGGCCTCGTCCTCGCCAGCCCCGCCTATCACGGCGGGATCTCCGGCCTGGTGAAGAACGCCCTGGACCACGTCGAGGAACTGCGCGAGGACATACGGCCCTACTTGAGTGAACGGGCCGTCGGATGCGTGGCGGTCGCCCATGGCTGGCAGGGCGCCGTCTCCACACTGGCCGCGCTGCGCGATGTGACCCACGCGCTGCGCGGCTGGCCCACACCACTGGGCGCCGCGATCAACATCTCGACGGTCCGCTTCTCGCCCGCCGGCGCCTGCGAGGACCCCCACGTCCAAGGACAGCTGGAGGAGATAGCGGCGCAGGTCGTCGAGTTCGCCACGATGCGTGTCCTCGCCGCGTCCAGAGAGGAGAACGCCCGGCGACGGGCTGCCGGGCACGCCGAATGA
- a CDS encoding urease subunit gamma → MQLTPHEQERLLIHVAADVAEKRKARGLKLNHPEAVALITSHVLEGARDGRTVAELMSSGRKVLTRGDVMDGVAEMIRDVQVEATFPDGTKLVTVHEPII, encoded by the coding sequence GTGCAACTGACCCCGCACGAGCAGGAGAGGCTGCTGATCCATGTGGCGGCCGACGTCGCAGAGAAGCGCAAGGCCCGCGGACTGAAGCTCAACCACCCCGAAGCGGTCGCCCTCATCACGTCGCACGTCCTGGAGGGCGCGCGCGACGGCCGCACGGTCGCCGAGCTGATGTCCTCCGGCCGCAAGGTCCTGACCAGGGGTGATGTCATGGACGGCGTTGCCGAGATGATCCGTGACGTGCAGGTGGAGGCCACCTTCCCGGACGGCACCAAGCTCGTCACCGTCCACGAGCCGATCATCTGA
- a CDS encoding C40 family peptidase — MTALNRVPSLMARAGTASALTLAAVGGSIAVPGLATDASAATIASKALKVAASKKGAPYRWGATGPNRFDCSGLTVYSFKKAGKKLPRTAAQQYNKSRHISARNRKAGDLVFFHSGSSVYHVGIYAGHNKIWHAPKTGDVVKLQKIWSKSVWYGRVG; from the coding sequence ATGACTGCGCTCAATCGAGTCCCGTCGCTGATGGCCCGGGCCGGTACGGCCTCGGCACTCACCCTCGCCGCCGTGGGCGGCTCGATCGCGGTGCCCGGTCTCGCCACGGACGCCTCCGCCGCGACGATCGCGTCGAAGGCTCTCAAGGTCGCGGCATCCAAGAAGGGTGCGCCGTACCGGTGGGGGGCCACCGGACCGAACAGGTTCGACTGCTCGGGGCTGACCGTGTACTCGTTCAAGAAGGCCGGCAAGAAGCTGCCGCGCACCGCCGCCCAGCAGTACAACAAGTCGCGACACATCTCCGCCCGCAACCGCAAGGCCGGCGACCTGGTCTTCTTCCACTCGGGCTCCAGCGTCTACCACGTCGGCATCTACGCCGGCCACAACAAGATCTGGCACGCCCCGAAGACCGGGGACGTGGTGAAGCTCCAGAAGATCTGGTCCAAGAGCGTCTGGTACGGCCGGGTCGGCTGA
- a CDS encoding urease accessory protein UreF, producing MTRAALLVLADGRFPAGGHAHSGGAEAAVKAGRITDPASLEEFCRGRLHTAGLIAGALAAAAVLGADPRALDAAADARTPSPALRTAARRLGRQLLRAARTTWPCAELDALAREFPKGAHQPVVLGLAARAAGLTPGDAAHCAVYESVSGPATATVRLLGLDPFDATAVLARLAPELDRVADAAVEAARSVAAEGVDALPAVSAPLLEVMAQAHAAWPVRLFAS from the coding sequence ATGACACGGGCAGCACTGCTCGTCCTGGCCGACGGCCGCTTCCCCGCCGGAGGGCACGCGCACTCCGGCGGGGCCGAAGCCGCCGTCAAGGCCGGACGCATCACCGACCCCGCGAGCCTGGAGGAGTTCTGCCGGGGCCGCCTGCACACCGCGGGGCTGATCGCGGGCGCGCTGGCGGCGGCGGCCGTCCTCGGCGCCGACCCGCGCGCACTGGACGCGGCGGCCGACGCCCGCACCCCGTCCCCGGCGCTCAGGACCGCCGCCCGGCGCCTGGGCCGGCAACTGCTGCGGGCCGCGCGGACGACCTGGCCGTGCGCCGAACTGGACGCGCTCGCCCGGGAGTTCCCCAAGGGTGCCCACCAGCCGGTCGTGCTCGGACTCGCCGCCCGGGCGGCCGGGCTCACGCCCGGGGACGCGGCCCACTGCGCGGTCTACGAGAGCGTGAGCGGACCGGCGACCGCCACCGTGCGGCTGCTCGGCCTCGACCCGTTCGACGCGACGGCCGTGCTGGCCCGGCTGGCGCCCGAGCTGGACCGGGTCGCGGACGCCGCGGTGGAGGCTGCGCGGTCGGTGGCCGCCGAGGGCGTCGACGCGCTCCCGGCGGTGTCGGCCCCGCTGCTGGAGGTCATGGCGCAGGCCCACGCGGCCTGGCCGGTGAGGCTGTTCGCGTCATGA
- a CDS encoding NAD-dependent epimerase/dehydratase family protein — protein MRKAVVIGAAGQIGRPVVDALARDGWAVTAASRGGVRDADWDEGVRTARLDRADGDALAALVGDGCELLVDVVAYDAGHARQLTSLADRIGSAVVISSVAVYEDGSGRGFDTQDEPDGFPAYPVPVPETQPTVAPGEATYSTRKAALEAELLAAGDTFPVTVLRPGAVHGPYSPLPRELYFVKRNLDGRGRRVLAYRGESRFHPSSTRTIAELVRLAAARPGTRVLNACDDEAPTVAEIGAAVDAVMGAETRTVCLDGPPEGSVGSTPWSVPRPVVCDMSAARRELGYRPVVSYADSLPRTVEWLAGMVRGRDWREAFPLLAQAYPDLFDYAAEDAWWAA, from the coding sequence ATGAGGAAAGCGGTGGTGATCGGGGCGGCCGGGCAGATCGGCCGTCCGGTGGTGGACGCGCTGGCCCGGGACGGCTGGGCGGTGACGGCGGCCTCGCGCGGCGGGGTCCGGGACGCCGACTGGGACGAGGGGGTGCGCACGGCCCGGCTGGACCGCGCGGACGGCGACGCCCTGGCCGCGCTGGTGGGCGACGGCTGTGAGCTGCTGGTCGACGTGGTCGCCTATGACGCCGGGCACGCCCGGCAGTTGACGTCGCTCGCGGACCGGATCGGCTCGGCGGTGGTGATCTCCAGCGTCGCCGTGTACGAGGACGGCTCCGGGCGGGGCTTCGACACCCAGGACGAGCCGGACGGCTTCCCCGCCTACCCGGTGCCGGTCCCCGAGACCCAGCCGACGGTCGCGCCGGGCGAGGCCACCTACAGCACCCGCAAGGCCGCGCTGGAGGCGGAGCTGCTCGCCGCCGGTGACACGTTCCCGGTCACGGTGTTGCGGCCGGGCGCGGTGCACGGGCCGTACAGTCCGCTGCCGCGCGAGCTGTACTTCGTCAAGCGGAACCTGGACGGCCGCGGGCGACGGGTGCTGGCGTACCGGGGCGAGAGCCGGTTCCATCCGTCGAGCACCCGGACCATCGCCGAGCTGGTGCGGCTGGCGGCGGCCCGGCCGGGTACGCGGGTGCTCAACGCCTGTGACGACGAGGCGCCGACGGTCGCGGAGATCGGCGCGGCGGTGGACGCCGTGATGGGGGCCGAGACCCGGACGGTGTGCCTGGACGGCCCGCCGGAGGGCTCGGTGGGGAGCACGCCCTGGTCGGTGCCGCGGCCGGTGGTGTGCGACATGTCCGCCGCTCGGCGCGAGCTGGGCTACCGGCCGGTGGTGTCGTACGCGGACAGTCTGCCCCGGACGGTGGAGTGGCTCGCCGGGATGGTGCGCGGGCGGGACTGGCGGGAGGCGTTTCCGCTGCTCGCGCAGGCGTACCCGGACCTGTTCGACTACGCGGCGGAGGACGCCTGGTGGGCGGCATAG
- a CDS encoding urease accessory protein UreD, with the protein MGRVTALGVRVRARARIVARADGRGGTALPVLDGEGPLAPRRTRSAGAWAKVVLVGAMSGPLGGDRFTLDARVEEGARLHVGSAAATLALPGQAKGEARYDVRLDVADGGELRWLPEQLISADGSDLYVTTRAELGAGARLVLREEQVLGRTGEQPGRLTSRLTVRVAGRTVLDQELSCGPGAPGGWDGPAVLAGHRAVGQLVVVRPEFATDPVPARILGEYAALVPLAGPAALVSAVAPDALSLRRTLDQVLTAFG; encoded by the coding sequence GTGGGCCGCGTGACCGCCTTGGGAGTCCGGGTCCGGGCCAGGGCCCGGATCGTCGCCCGCGCCGACGGGCGCGGCGGCACGGCCCTGCCCGTCCTGGACGGCGAGGGCCCGCTGGCGCCGCGTCGCACCCGGTCCGCCGGGGCCTGGGCGAAGGTCGTGCTCGTCGGCGCGATGAGCGGGCCGCTCGGTGGCGACCGCTTCACCCTGGACGCCCGGGTGGAGGAGGGTGCCCGGCTGCACGTCGGGTCGGCCGCCGCCACCCTCGCCCTGCCGGGCCAGGCCAAGGGCGAGGCCCGGTACGACGTCCGGCTCGACGTGGCCGACGGCGGCGAACTGCGCTGGCTGCCCGAGCAGTTGATCTCCGCCGACGGCAGCGACCTGTACGTCACCACCCGGGCCGAACTCGGCGCCGGCGCCCGGCTCGTGCTGCGCGAGGAGCAGGTGCTGGGGCGGACCGGGGAGCAGCCCGGGCGGCTCACCAGCCGGCTGACCGTACGGGTGGCGGGCCGGACCGTGCTGGACCAGGAGCTGTCCTGCGGACCCGGCGCGCCGGGCGGCTGGGACGGTCCGGCGGTGCTCGCCGGTCACCGGGCGGTGGGCCAGCTGGTCGTCGTACGCCCGGAGTTCGCGACCGACCCGGTGCCCGCGCGGATACTCGGCGAGTACGCCGCTCTGGTCCCCCTCGCCGGCCCCGCCGCGCTCGTCAGCGCGGTCGCCCCGGACGCGCTGAGCCTGCGCCGGACCCTGGACCAGGTACTGACCGCCTTCGGCTGA
- a CDS encoding alpha/beta hydrolase: MRENRPKSRLLALGSAGVLVTATLIAGAVTAPVAGAASRPAQDREAKGAEIAAARAAKAGIKWRDCPADWGLEKPIQCGWVSVPLDYARPHGKQIKLAVDRIGNTGTKKERQGALVYNPGGPGGSGLRFPRRVTTNNAIWANVAKAYDFVGFDPRGVGHSTPISCVDPQEYVKAPKMDPVPDSEADKTAQRKLARAYAEGCAERSGAMLPHMTTPNTARDLDVIRAALGEKKLNYLGVSYGTYLGAVYGTLFPGHLRRMVVDSVVDPSREKIWYQANLDQDVAFEGRWQDWQDWVAANDAAFHLGTTRAAVQAKWLQLRATAKKHPIGGVVGPAELISFFQSAPYYDSSWVPVATVFSKYVAGDTQALVDAAAPDLSDTAGNIASENGNAVYTAVECADAKWPTSWQKWNRDNTRLHQDHPFLTWSNAWMNLPCATWPAKQHTPVEVKTHKGLPKVLIVQSARDAATPYGGAVELHKRFQGSRLITEKNAGSHGVTGLVNPCVNQRVDAYLLKGALDGKDVTCAPHATPKP; encoded by the coding sequence GTGAGGGAGAACAGACCGAAGAGCCGCCTGCTGGCGCTCGGTTCCGCCGGAGTACTCGTCACCGCCACCCTGATCGCCGGCGCCGTGACGGCGCCCGTGGCCGGGGCCGCCTCCCGGCCCGCGCAGGACCGGGAGGCCAAGGGCGCCGAGATAGCCGCCGCCCGGGCCGCGAAGGCGGGCATCAAGTGGCGGGACTGCCCGGCCGACTGGGGGCTGGAGAAGCCCATCCAGTGCGGCTGGGTCAGCGTGCCGCTGGACTACGCCCGCCCCCACGGCAAGCAGATCAAGCTCGCCGTGGACCGCATCGGCAACACCGGCACCAAGAAGGAGCGCCAGGGCGCCCTCGTCTACAACCCCGGCGGCCCCGGCGGCTCCGGTCTGCGCTTCCCGCGCCGGGTCACCACCAACAACGCCATCTGGGCGAATGTCGCCAAGGCCTACGACTTCGTCGGCTTCGACCCGCGCGGCGTCGGCCACTCCACGCCCATCTCCTGCGTCGACCCGCAGGAGTACGTCAAGGCGCCCAAGATGGACCCCGTGCCGGACAGCGAGGCCGACAAGACCGCGCAGCGGAAGCTCGCCCGTGCGTACGCCGAGGGCTGTGCCGAGCGCAGCGGCGCGATGCTGCCGCACATGACCACCCCCAACACCGCCCGCGACCTGGACGTCATCCGCGCCGCGCTGGGCGAGAAGAAGCTCAACTACCTCGGCGTCTCCTACGGCACCTACCTCGGCGCCGTCTACGGCACCCTCTTCCCGGGCCACCTGCGCCGCATGGTCGTGGACAGCGTGGTCGACCCCTCCCGCGAGAAGATCTGGTACCAGGCCAACCTGGACCAGGACGTCGCCTTCGAGGGCCGCTGGCAGGACTGGCAGGACTGGGTCGCCGCCAACGACGCCGCCTTCCACCTCGGCACCACCCGCGCCGCCGTCCAGGCCAAGTGGCTCCAGCTGCGCGCCACCGCCAAGAAGCACCCGATCGGCGGCGTCGTCGGCCCGGCCGAGCTGATCTCCTTCTTCCAGAGCGCGCCGTACTACGACTCCTCGTGGGTGCCGGTCGCCACGGTCTTCAGCAAGTACGTCGCCGGTGACACCCAGGCGCTGGTCGACGCCGCCGCCCCCGACCTGTCGGACACCGCGGGCAACATCGCCTCCGAGAACGGCAACGCCGTCTACACGGCCGTCGAGTGCGCCGACGCCAAGTGGCCCACCAGCTGGCAGAAGTGGAACCGGGACAACACCCGGCTCCACCAGGACCACCCCTTCCTGACCTGGTCCAACGCCTGGATGAACCTGCCGTGCGCCACCTGGCCGGCCAAGCAGCACACCCCCGTCGAGGTCAAGACCCACAAGGGCCTGCCGAAGGTGCTGATCGTGCAGTCCGCCCGGGACGCCGCCACCCCCTACGGCGGCGCCGTCGAGCTGCACAAGCGCTTCCAGGGCTCTCGTCTGATCACCGAGAAGAACGCGGGCTCCCACGGCGTGACCGGCCTGGTCAACCCGTGCGTCAACCAGCGCGTCGACGCCTACCTGCTCAAGGGCGCGCTGGACGGCAAGGACGTGACCTGCGCCCCGCACGCCACGCCCAAGCCGTAA
- a CDS encoding type II toxin-antitoxin system Phd/YefM family antitoxin yields the protein MAYEIPVTQARAELADLINRVVYGGERVVVTRHGKPLVALVSAADLERLDALDARDEPGEERVISSVSGVHDAGAVPQERQRFGIAAEHRRPGAP from the coding sequence ATGGCCTACGAGATTCCGGTGACGCAAGCCAGGGCTGAGCTCGCCGACCTGATCAACCGGGTGGTGTACGGCGGTGAGCGCGTCGTCGTGACCCGGCACGGCAAGCCGCTGGTCGCGCTGGTCTCGGCCGCCGACCTGGAGCGGCTGGACGCGCTGGACGCGCGGGACGAACCGGGCGAGGAGCGGGTCATCAGCTCGGTCTCCGGGGTGCACGACGCGGGTGCGGTGCCGCAGGAGAGGCAGCGCTTCGGGATAGCGGCGGAGCACCGTCGGCCGGGTGCTCCCTGA
- the ureG gene encoding urease accessory protein UreG, producing the protein MHLDHSHPAPSAVSADAHRPDGSRRALRIGLGGPVGSGKTATVAALCRALRDELSLAVVTNDIYTREDAEFLLREAVLPPERITAVETGACPHTAIRDDISANLEAVEDLEDAVGPLDLILVESGGDNLTATFSKGLVDAQIFVIDVAGGDDIPRKGGPGVSTADLLVVNKTDLAPYVGSDLARMAADAKAQRAELPVVFQSLRGDRGVADVAAWVRGRLAAWAA; encoded by the coding sequence ATGCACCTCGACCACTCCCACCCCGCCCCCTCCGCCGTCAGCGCGGACGCCCACCGCCCGGACGGGTCCCGCCGAGCCCTGCGGATCGGGCTCGGCGGGCCCGTCGGGTCCGGCAAGACCGCCACCGTCGCCGCCCTGTGCCGGGCGCTGCGCGACGAGTTGTCCCTCGCGGTCGTCACCAACGACATCTACACCCGCGAGGACGCCGAGTTCCTGCTCCGGGAGGCCGTGCTGCCGCCCGAGCGGATCACCGCCGTCGAGACGGGCGCCTGCCCGCACACCGCGATCCGCGACGACATCTCCGCCAACCTCGAAGCGGTGGAGGACCTGGAGGACGCGGTCGGCCCGCTGGACCTGATCCTCGTGGAGTCCGGCGGCGACAACCTCACCGCCACCTTCTCCAAGGGGCTCGTGGACGCCCAGATCTTCGTGATCGACGTGGCCGGCGGCGACGACATCCCGCGCAAGGGCGGCCCCGGCGTCAGCACCGCCGACCTGCTGGTGGTCAACAAGACCGACCTCGCCCCGTACGTCGGCTCCGACCTCGCCCGGATGGCCGCCGACGCCAAGGCGCAGCGCGCCGAACTCCCGGTGGTCTTCCAGTCGTTGCGCGGTGACAGGGGCGTCGCCGACGTGGCCGCGTGGGTGCGGGGGCGGCTCGCCGCGTGGGCCGCGTGA
- a CDS encoding urease subunit beta — MIPGEILFADEPVTFNDGCDVTRLTVLNAADRPVQVGSHYHFAEANPGLEFDRAAARGRRLNVAAGTAVRFEPGIPVEVELVPLSGARIVPGLRGETGGALDA; from the coding sequence ATGATTCCCGGAGAGATCCTGTTCGCGGACGAGCCCGTCACCTTCAACGACGGCTGTGATGTCACTCGTCTGACTGTTCTCAACGCCGCCGACCGGCCCGTCCAGGTCGGCTCCCACTACCACTTCGCCGAGGCAAACCCCGGCCTGGAGTTCGACCGCGCCGCCGCCCGCGGCCGGCGCCTGAACGTCGCCGCCGGCACCGCCGTCCGCTTCGAACCCGGCATCCCCGTCGAGGTCGAACTGGTGCCGCTGTCCGGCGCCCGGATCGTGCCCGGGCTGCGCGGCGAGACCGGAGGTGCCCTCGATGCCTGA
- a CDS encoding urease subunit alpha — protein sequence MPEISRGAYADLFGPTTGDRIRLADTDLLIEIEEDRSGGPGASGDEAVFGGGKVIRESMGQSRATRAEGAPDTVITGAVVVDHWGIVKADVGIRDGRITALGKAGNPDTMDGVHPDLVIGPETEIIAGNGRILTAGAIDAHVHFICPQVADEALASGITTLVGGGTGPAEGSKATTVTPGPWHLARMLEAMEAYPVNVGFLGKGNTVSHEAMLSQIRGGAVGLKLHEDWGSTPAVIDAALTVADRTGIQVAIHTDTLNEAGFVGDTLAAIAGRGIHSYHTEGAGGGHAPDIMTVVSQANVLPSSTNPTRPFTVNTTEEHLDMLMVCHHLNPAVPEDLAFAESRIRPSTIGAEDILHDLGAISIISSDSQAMGRVGEVVLRTWQTAHVMKRRRGALPSDGRADNHRVRRYVAKYTINPALAQGLAAETGSVESGKLADLVLWEPAFFGVKPLLVLKGGQIAYAQMGDANASIPTPQPILPRPMYGAIGRAPAANSVNFVSHLAVEDGLPERLGLGKRFAAIESTRAVTKADMRENDALPDVRIDPDSFAVHIDGELVEATPAAELPMAQRYFLF from the coding sequence ATGCCTGAGATCTCCCGCGGCGCCTACGCCGACCTGTTCGGCCCCACCACCGGCGACCGCATCCGGCTCGCCGACACCGATCTGCTGATCGAGATCGAGGAGGACCGCTCCGGCGGCCCCGGCGCCTCCGGTGACGAGGCGGTCTTCGGCGGCGGCAAGGTCATCCGCGAGTCCATGGGCCAGTCCCGCGCCACCCGCGCCGAGGGCGCCCCCGACACCGTGATCACCGGTGCCGTCGTCGTGGACCACTGGGGCATCGTCAAGGCCGACGTCGGCATCCGCGACGGCCGGATCACCGCCCTCGGCAAGGCCGGCAACCCCGACACCATGGACGGCGTCCACCCCGACCTGGTCATCGGCCCGGAGACCGAGATCATCGCGGGCAACGGCCGCATCCTGACCGCGGGCGCCATCGACGCCCACGTCCACTTCATCTGCCCCCAGGTCGCCGACGAGGCGCTGGCCTCCGGCATCACCACCCTGGTCGGCGGCGGCACCGGACCCGCCGAGGGCTCCAAGGCCACCACCGTCACCCCCGGCCCCTGGCACCTGGCCCGGATGCTGGAGGCGATGGAGGCCTACCCGGTCAACGTCGGCTTCCTCGGCAAGGGAAACACCGTCAGCCACGAGGCGATGCTCTCCCAGATCCGCGGCGGCGCCGTCGGGCTGAAGCTGCACGAGGACTGGGGCTCCACCCCCGCCGTCATCGACGCCGCGCTCACCGTCGCCGACCGGACCGGCATCCAGGTCGCCATCCACACCGACACCCTGAACGAGGCGGGCTTCGTCGGCGACACCCTCGCCGCGATCGCGGGCCGGGGCATCCACTCGTACCACACCGAGGGCGCCGGCGGCGGTCACGCGCCCGACATCATGACGGTGGTCTCGCAGGCCAACGTCCTGCCCAGCTCCACCAACCCGACCCGGCCCTTCACCGTCAACACCACCGAGGAACACCTCGACATGCTGATGGTGTGCCACCACCTCAACCCGGCCGTCCCCGAGGACCTGGCGTTCGCCGAGTCCCGGATCCGGCCGTCCACCATCGGCGCGGAGGACATCCTCCACGACCTCGGCGCGATCTCGATCATCTCCTCCGACTCCCAGGCCATGGGCCGGGTCGGCGAGGTCGTCCTGCGCACCTGGCAGACCGCGCACGTCATGAAGCGCCGGCGGGGCGCGCTGCCCAGCGACGGGCGCGCCGACAACCACCGGGTACGGCGCTATGTCGCCAAGTACACCATCAACCCGGCGCTCGCCCAGGGCCTGGCCGCCGAGACCGGCTCCGTGGAGAGCGGCAAGCTCGCCGACCTGGTGCTGTGGGAGCCCGCGTTCTTCGGGGTCAAGCCGCTGCTGGTGCTCAAGGGCGGGCAGATCGCGTACGCGCAGATGGGCGACGCCAACGCCTCCATCCCCACCCCGCAGCCGATCCTGCCCCGCCCGATGTACGGCGCGATCGGCCGGGCCCCCGCCGCCAACTCGGTCAACTTCGTGTCCCACCTGGCCGTCGAGGACGGGCTGCCGGAGCGGCTCGGGCTCGGCAAGCGGTTCGCGGCGATCGAGTCCACGCGCGCGGTCACCAAGGCCGACATGCGCGAGAACGACGCCCTGCCGGACGTCCGGATCGACCCCGACAGCTTCGCCGTGCACATCGACGGCGAGCTGGTCGAGGCCACCCCGGCCGCCGAACTTCCCATGGCCCAGCGCTACTTCCTCTTCTGA
- a CDS encoding lysophospholipid acyltransferase family protein: MFYYVLKYVLLGPLLRLVFRPRIEGLERVPASGPAIIAGNHLSFSDHFLMPAVLKRRITFLAKAEYFTGPGLKGRLTAFFFRGAGQIPVDRSGKEAGQAAIREGLGVLRRGELLGIYPEGTRSHDGRLYKGKVGVAVLALTAGVPVVPCAMIGTFEAQPPGRVVPRIRPVTIRFGEPLDFSRYAGLEREKAVLRAVTDEIVYAILALSGQEYVDEYAAVVKERQAAGERGPRRTPLG, from the coding sequence GTGTTCTATTACGTCCTCAAGTACGTGCTGCTGGGCCCGCTGCTCAGGCTGGTCTTCCGGCCCCGGATCGAGGGGCTGGAGCGGGTGCCCGCGTCGGGTCCGGCGATCATCGCGGGCAATCACCTGTCGTTCTCCGACCACTTCCTGATGCCGGCGGTGCTGAAACGCCGCATCACCTTCCTCGCCAAGGCCGAGTACTTCACCGGTCCGGGGCTGAAGGGCCGGCTCACCGCGTTCTTCTTCCGCGGCGCCGGTCAGATCCCGGTGGACCGCTCCGGGAAGGAGGCGGGGCAGGCGGCGATCCGCGAGGGGCTCGGGGTGCTGCGCCGGGGCGAGTTGCTCGGCATCTATCCGGAGGGCACGCGGTCGCACGACGGCAGGCTGTACAAGGGCAAGGTCGGGGTCGCCGTGCTGGCGCTGACGGCGGGGGTGCCGGTGGTGCCCTGCGCGATGATCGGCACGTTCGAGGCCCAGCCGCCCGGCCGGGTCGTCCCGAGGATCCGCCCGGTGACGATCCGCTTCGGCGAGCCGCTGGACTTCTCCCGCTACGCGGGCCTGGAGCGGGAGAAGGCGGTGCTGCGCGCGGTCACCGACGAGATCGTCTACGCGATCCTCGCCTTGTCCGGGCAGGAGTACGTCGACGAGTACGCGGCCGTCGTCAAGGAGCGGCAGGCCGCCGGGGAGCGCGGGCCGCGCCGGACGCCGCTCGGCTGA